A genomic region of Candidatus Binataceae bacterium contains the following coding sequences:
- a CDS encoding rhodanese-like domain-containing protein: MRSIDHHEVLRLITEGAQVVDALPAHEYNPVHLPGAIHMPLGRVLREARQKLARETPIIVYCRDSL; the protein is encoded by the coding sequence TTGCGCAGCATCGATCATCACGAAGTGCTGCGGCTGATTACCGAAGGCGCGCAGGTCGTGGACGCGCTGCCGGCTCATGAGTACAACCCCGTTCACCTTCCCGGCGCGATTCATATGCCGCTTGGCAGAGTGCTCCGCGAGGCGCGGCAAAAGCTCGCGCGCGAAACGCCGATAATCGTCTATTGCCGCGATTCATTGTGA
- a CDS encoding neutral/alkaline non-lysosomal ceramidase N-terminal domain-containing protein codes for MGRLQAGAARVKLEPPLGIAMAGYGRRIGRASGVHDDLAAQAVVISDGATKIAIVSVDVLAIGIRIADQIREAIAAKTDIAADAIMICATHTHSAPLFNIFATPAADAKAGDDRDLEWERALPDKIARAVVEANERLELASIRAAGARFTLGTNRRLRRADGSIQNAPNYAGVADPEALALGVYANDGAPIVIIFNYPCHAVVLCEDNLLYSRDWPGFAADEIESTAEGEGAITIFLQGATGNIDPRGRGSFEVAGEHGTAAGRAVLAAVGGAQAIEDAPVAFRRVPITLKLRPLDDLIADARRCAAQTEASLNNHRGGEGIQLKRLRDQHELSLTQLATIEGLEEQNRRDRRVDLARREISTTLTLITIGGLAIAGIPGELFVELGLALKANPLFDRTFVAGYCNDLIGYIPTREAYAQGGYEVDTARVAEGSGDAIVATVLESLMAMRSERH; via the coding sequence ATGGGCCGCCTTCAGGCCGGCGCGGCGCGCGTCAAGCTCGAGCCTCCACTGGGAATCGCGATGGCGGGATACGGCCGGCGCATCGGGCGCGCCTCGGGCGTCCACGACGATCTCGCCGCGCAGGCGGTGGTGATTTCCGACGGCGCTACGAAAATCGCGATCGTAAGCGTCGATGTTCTCGCGATCGGAATTCGAATTGCCGATCAAATCCGCGAGGCTATCGCGGCGAAGACGGACATCGCCGCCGACGCGATCATGATCTGCGCAACGCACACGCACTCGGCCCCGCTTTTCAACATCTTCGCGACGCCTGCGGCTGATGCGAAAGCAGGCGACGATCGCGATCTGGAGTGGGAGCGCGCGCTGCCCGACAAGATTGCGCGCGCCGTCGTCGAAGCCAATGAGCGACTCGAGCTTGCCTCGATTCGAGCAGCCGGCGCACGTTTCACACTCGGAACAAATCGGCGCCTGCGGCGCGCTGACGGGTCGATTCAGAATGCCCCGAACTACGCTGGCGTCGCCGATCCCGAGGCGCTCGCGCTCGGCGTGTATGCCAATGACGGCGCACCGATCGTGATCATCTTCAATTATCCCTGCCACGCCGTCGTGCTGTGCGAGGACAACCTGCTCTATTCGCGCGACTGGCCGGGCTTCGCCGCCGACGAGATCGAATCGACGGCCGAAGGCGAAGGCGCGATCACGATTTTCCTGCAGGGTGCCACCGGGAACATCGATCCGCGCGGCCGTGGCAGCTTCGAAGTCGCAGGCGAGCATGGTACTGCCGCAGGACGCGCGGTGCTCGCTGCGGTCGGCGGGGCGCAAGCAATCGAGGATGCGCCCGTCGCGTTCCGCCGCGTTCCGATCACTCTCAAGCTGCGACCGCTCGATGACCTCATCGCCGATGCACGGCGCTGCGCCGCGCAGACTGAAGCATCACTCAACAACCATCGCGGCGGCGAGGGTATCCAGCTGAAACGACTGCGCGATCAGCATGAACTCTCGCTCACGCAGCTCGCCACGATCGAGGGCCTCGAAGAGCAGAACCGCCGCGATCGCCGGGTCGATCTGGCGCGGCGCGAGATCTCGACCACGCTGACACTGATCACGATCGGCGGTCTCGCGATTGCGGGAATCCCCGGCGAGCTGTTTGTCGAGCTCGGCCTCGCGCTCAAGGCAAATCCGCTCTTCGACCGTACCTTCGTCGCGGGCTACTGCAACGACCTGATCGGATACATCCCGACGCGCGAGGCTTACGCGCAGGGCGGCTACGAAGTCGATACGGCGCGCGTGGCCGAGGGATCCGGTGATGCAATCGTAGCGACGGTTCTAGAGTCACTGATGGCGATGCGATCTGAGAGGCACTGA